From the Lathyrus oleraceus cultivar Zhongwan6 chromosome 3, CAAS_Psat_ZW6_1.0, whole genome shotgun sequence genome, the window AATCATAAGAAAAATAATCTGTGTCAATAATTTCTTGCACAGTGTGTACTCAATGCTATTTTGCTATCCAAATAACCTAACTATATCATTCATTCCTAAATATTGTATTTTCCATCTAACTTTGTACATAATTGATAAAATATTCCAAATCAAAATTTAATTTTCCATCTAATAATCATAGTAATTAATTTCAGATATAATTAGGGTATGAAGAAAGCAAATTACTAGGTATGCATGGAGAATCTCTCCAAACCCTAGCATGCATCTTAAGAATCTCCCTAGCTTTCTCCTTAGTCTTGCTTCCACAATCAACTTGAAGAACCAAACACAGTTTAGCAACAACACCAAGCTTAAGCATTTCTTGAACAACATTATGAGTTGCAGAGAATCTTGAAACAGACAACAGAATCCGAACAGCTCTATCGTTCGCGACCGACGAAACCCTAAGAATCTTCTTCGAAACAACAGCCATTCCTGCTCCATGTCTCAGAAGTTCAGCTCTTCCTTCAGCACACTGACAGAGACACTccaacaaaaccaacatcatttCATTTGGTTTTCTGTCTTTGCAATTCTCCAACAGAAGTTCGATTAAGACAGGAACTGTTCCTGCTTCAACACCTTTGATTCGGTTTCTTCCAAATGGACAGAGATGGATTAGTGTCTGAAGTGCCGCTTTTGATACCTTTTGTGATATTTGATCCTTCAAAACTTGCACCAGTTCGACGAATAACTCGGTGTTTTGATGTAGTAACTGCACTGGTTCAGCTACTTCTGACATTGATTTTAGTAAAAATACTGCATAAGCTCTTGATTCGAAGAAACCTTTCTGCATAACTTTCGTTAACGAGCCGATGAATTCGCCGTTTTTGAAAGCGAGTAGATTCTTCAATCCAGCTTCAGATACATGAAGGTTATGAAGTATACTTAATGCTTCATCAGCGGGATTAACGTTAGTTTCTGATATTAATAAAGACGCGGAATCGATGTTGGAACTATTGTTTATCACAATAGAAGCTAAGAACTCAACCGCACCAGCATCTTCCATGCAGCGTTTATTTGTTTCACTACCAGAAGCAAATGATTTAAGTTTTTTGAGAGATTTAATCTGAATGGTGAGATTTGAGTGAGAAGCTTCTTTGATGAGTTTCGCGATTTGGATTTTGTTGATCGGTGGTTTCGGAGTTGGGATCCTTTCGATTCCTTGTGAAGCGTTTAGTGTACACCAAGCTTGAATGAGTCTTCGAAGTGTGTGGTTTGGTGTTAGATCAGTGTAATCTGATAGCTGTTGTTTTGTGATCGGACATGTTTTGTTCTTCTTAGAGAATAGCCATTTTTCGATGCTTTCTCTGTCGTAGGTTATGCCGGTTGAAACTGTTACCGGATCCTTCATGATTTCTAATGAAATGGGACAGAGAAAATAGGTAGGAACATCAATCTCATCGTGATTCATTTCTTGTAATAGATAAAAGAATCTAACTGTCAGATATTCAGATGATTAATCTCTGCAGTTGCAGTTGCGAACAGATGAATACAGAGACCAGATGGAAGATAAAGAAGGATTATTTGTTATTTGATTGGAGAATTGAGTTTGTGATGGTTTGAGAGTTTTGGAATGAAATGATGAGAGGGGTGTGGTGGTGTTATTTATATGGAGGAGCGTGTGATGAATGTGGGATTAGTCAAAAACACGGAAAAAGTTTAAGAGGCTTTGaatgaagagagagagagaggggaGAGAGAGAGTGTGGGCGAAGACTATTCAACATTGGAATGGAATGGCTCAACTAATAACAACTTTAAAATACAAAGTGGTCAACGCCAACTAGACAAAAAGAGAAGAGAAAACAAAACAATTATTAGGCACATGGGGATATGCTGTTTGACAGCTTCTATATAAGGATCAACTTTAACTCTAACTTCTATTTATGTATATACAGTGTTTGGTTTGTGTTCTATTTTCATTGGTGAATATGAATAATTCTTTTAgactattttttttaaaatggaAAAAGATTATTGAAATATATAAAGCATAAAGTGGGAATAAAGATCCAACATAAATTTAAAGGTGTTAGCACTATAAACATGGAAAATAACTCCAAACCTAAAAGCTGAGTATAGCTAATAATTCAACGTATCTTTAAATTATTTTTGTAAATTATATTATGTCACGtcatattaaaataatttattctattttaattttagagGTGCAATTTTAATGAATTTTATTGAGTTATATTTATATTTAATCAACTTTGCTCTATACATTTGTGAACaatttaataatattattaaatgttatattatttttaaaattattttaatttaaaataaagGCTAATGCTAACATGTGCCCCAAGGACACAAGTTAATGACTTATTTGTAGAAATATTTTTTTGAAATACGtgtatttaattttttaaaacttaaaatattGTTTTATTCCACACAAATTTTCTAATTGTAGTATCCTTAACTTGTGCCATAAGGGCACAAGTTAACAAGACCctaaaataaattataatttttaattaatttccACTAAAAAATACTCCTTACCAGTATCTACTAAAACTCATGGATAATAAAAAATTTACCATTAAATATTTAGTGAATAAAATTGTAAAACACATGCTACGTCATCTAGCAATGTTTCATGAACGTTAACATCAACTAATTACAAAAAATAATGTGTTTTAACTTAAAAGACGCTCCGCAATTTAACTTTAGATAATTATGCTATTTACTATATAGTTAAATACTACTGTAAGAAAAGTAAAAACATTACTTTGAACTTTTTTTAGGAATAATATTTAAACAAACttattttaaaaatcaaattacTCTTTTTAGAAAAATCAAGCAACTGATTGTTTAAAAGTCATATTCCATCTCTATTAATCCGAATGAATCAAGTGGACTGGCATTCATTCTcaagtttttaataaattatttgagaaaattaataataaaaactACTTCCTCCACCTAAATCAATATGTATGAGTTAATAATTGAAATTAAATCTTACTAATAATTTCttaaataattataataatatataatagatgcttttattttttatatttattttaaaatatatcaTATTAAATATATTCACCATCTACattttttaaaatagaaaatTCTATAGTAAAATGTGGCTAACAAATGTCTAATCTTAAGAGTAAGTGTCTATATTTTGTGTACTACTAAATATATAGTTTTATGAAATACATTTAGTGTGAGAAAAAAACATATTTACAACTTAAGAATTTTTTAGATGTATAGTTATTGTCATCTTCTCCAAtatatttttttagaatttttatttatttattttgaaaatatattttttcaGGATCCAAATCTACCTTAAAAATCTTATGGATAAAGCTGGAATTCGTAGAAGTAGATATCCTAGTGTTAATACGAAACATTCAGAGATCAATAGAAAATACTAAAATATGTGTTATGTTTTTTTTCTTCCGAAAGTTGTTGGTGTCAAATGGATGAAACTCAAAATAGAGAGAAAATACTAAGAAGAAAATGAGATTCAATATAGTGTGGTATATGATAAAATTTGTGAACTTATTCAATCAAATGGTTGTTAAACATGGTTCATGACGAGAGTTAATTGAACCATCACTTTAGAAGCCACCGTACTTATAACGacaaacaaaaagaaacaaaagCTACACAAAAATTAATTGCTAATATAAGTGGGAAGCAAAACACATCTCCAATGATAAAAAATATCCAAACAATCAAACATGTTGTTCGCGGTACGGTTTGAACGGTTTTGACACTAAAAGTCATCTAAACTGTAAGACAAAAAAACATGTGATTCGATTTTATTCGATTGATTTTTAGAAATAAAATtgaaccaaaccaaaccaaacaaATGCAGGTTGGATTggttttttttttataaataattttttgaGTTATACTTACACATATAGATAACatgtgtttagtcattcatacattattataaaataaatttataatttttaaaataaatttataatttGATGGATAAATATgaattatattttataattttatcTTAATTCTAAATGACAAAAGCAAGTGTATGGATATGACTATGTTAGTCTCATAACACTACTTAATTTATTTATCATCAATATATTATATATAAAGgattgaaaattaaaaaaaatcttttaaTCTTATCCTTATCAatgtaaaaaaattaaaaataaaaacaaaaataaatatataataattttattttaaataacaataatagtatttataaataaataattttttgttttttgttgatatataaattaaaacaaatatCATACAAAGAATATGATAAAATATACATATAATACTTGTTGATTTCTCTatagaattaatatatatatatatatatatatatatatatatatatatatatatatatatatatatatatatatatatatatatatatatatatatatatatatatttgtaagAATTTGTAACATGATATAGTTTGGTTTGGcttagttcggtttgcaaaatgCAAACCGCAAACCGAACCATGCAGTTTTGTTAGAAAATGATTCAAACACATCCGAATCAAATGCAGTTTTTTAcggtttcggtttggtttggtttgattATCGGCTTTCTATTGGGTCAATTCAGTTTTGAACACCCCCTAGCTAGAGTTTCCTAAAGAAATCCAACGAAGAACAATGTCGATCTTCAACGAAACAGTAAGGATACACCAAAGGGAGGAAAAGGACATTAAAGCCGCTATTGACAAATGTGAGATATAATATGGTCGAAGGGTAGCTTCTTGATTCGACAATTCGACAAGATTATTAGCATCTTGTCGAAGTCTGTTCACATATTATAATtgaagtatgctaggattgttagcatgttAAATTAGGCCTGTTTGTTACAtccaattgtttaagttagttTGTTCTTTAATTTAGCTTATGTAATGGGTCTGTATGTAAAGGCccattagtttagtgtgttagttttcttataaataacatactagtctctcatcattgcataatgcaaatcctaattaggatgagagaggttatttgctactttgtaacacttgtaatcttgttcCTAAGAGAAAGGAAAGAATAACATTTTATAACTAATTTCATTGTGTTCTTCTTGCTTCCCTCTTTTCTACCCTAGTGGGTTTCTTGTCGATCAAGGAAACGATTATACTTTGTTATTTCGACATCCTTTTTCACAACAAATTGGTGCATTGAGCATGGAGAAGATGtcgtcaacaaagtatgagattgaaaagttcacTAGAGTGAAAGATTTTGGTTTGTGGCACTTGATGATGAAAGTCATACTAGTTCAGCAGAGTTGTTTAGAAGCGTTGAAGGAAGTCGAAGCCATGAACAATGCGTTAACGGACAAAGAAAAAATGAATATGGTAGAGAAAGCCCACAACGACATCTTATTAAGCCTTGGGAAACGACGATGTCTGGGTTATGGGTGAAACTCGAAAGTTTATACGTGACCAAATCGTTGGTCAATCGCCTCTACCTAAAGCAAGTTatgtattcattcaagatgagtgaagacaaagttttggctgagcagttggatatgttcaacaaTCTGATTCTTGATCTTGGAAATCTTGATGCAAGATTGAGGATGAAGATCAAGCACTGTTGTTGTTGTGTGTTTTTCCCAGATcacatgctcacttcaaagaaactcacttgtatggaagagagtctctgacctttgaagaagttcaatcaacCTTGTATTCCAAGGATTTGAACAAACGAAAAGAGCACAAGCCTTCTTTGACTGGTGAAGGCAAGAAGAAGGGTAAAAGTCAGCAAAAGTCTTATAGTGGTGATGCATCTAGTATTCGATGTTATCATTATAAGAATGATGGTCATACAAGAAAAGTGTGTCATGAACGTCTGAAAGATCATGAAGGTAAGTATAATGGCAACGCATCCATTGTTCAAGATGATTTCGACTCATATAATGTTCTTATAATTTCAAGCGGCGACTCAAGTAAATAGTGAATTATGGATTTAGGTTGCACTTGGaacatgactccaaacaaagacttgttcgaggaaccctgtgatcaagatggtggatttgTATTGCTTGAAAATAATAAAGCTTGCAAGATTGCAGGTGTTGGATCTGTGAGATTCAAGCTAAATGATGAGTCAATAGGGTTGTTGACTAAAGTCAGGTatgtacctgatttgaagagaaatttgatttctcttggtgaattcgacaagaaaggatatATTTTCCAAGGAGAGAAAAGTATTGTAAAAGTCATGAAGGGGTCGAAGGAGGTCTTAAGAGGCGTTAAGAAACAAGACTTATATACCCTTGAGGCTGAAGTTGTCAATGGTTCTGTAGATGTGGCATCCACGAAACCTTTGTCGAAGACGAAAATTTGGCACATGAGATTGGGCCATGTCAGTGAAAGGGGTATGGTCGaattggggaaacaaaatctacttggtgGAGACAAAGTCGAAAAGCTAAAGTTTTGTGAACCCTGTGTACTTGGAAAATATTTTATAGTGAAGTTCAATAAAggcaaacaaagaacacatggatcccttgattacatcCATGTTAATCTTTGGGGGTCTGCAAGGTGTCCATCGCATTCAGGAGTAAGGTATTTTTCATCCATAGCTGATGATTATTCCAaaaagttatgggtattcatctagaagactaaggatgaaacttttgagaacttcaaaagttggaagactctggtcGAAAATCAGACTGGCAGAAAGGTCAAGAGGTTAAGAACCGACAATGACCTTGATTTTTGCAATGAGGCGTTCGGCATTTTTTGTGCAGCCTCTGGTATTGCAAGGTACAAAAATACTACAGgtactccccagcaaaatggttTGGATGGAAGGTTTAGTCGAACCATTTTGGAAAGAGTTAGATGCATGTTGACTAGTGCTGGGTTAAAGAAGGTGTTTTGGGTATAGGCTGTTTCGACAATAACATATATGATAAGTAGATGCCCTTAGACTGTGTTAGATATGTAGAAACATGAAGAAGTTTGGTTGGGACACCCATCATATCTCGACAAATTTAGAGTATTTGGTTGCATAGCAtatgctcacattaggcaagacaagattaaacctagagctctgagatgcatgttcatgggatacactaaaggagtcaaagcttataggcTATGGTTCCTAGAGCCAGGTCACAAGAGGTGTATCACTAGTCGAtatgtagttttcaatgaagctGAGATGACTTTCAATAAAACTGATGACGTTATTCGAAGTGCACAAATATTTGAAGAAGAGCTAGAACATTAAGAGATTCTTGCTGAGGCGGAGCATGTCGATGCTGAATTGTGTATCCCAGGTCAAGTTGAAGAAGGAGTATAAGATACTAAAGATACTGAGGAAGTTGAGGAAATTGTCGATGACTACCTATTGGCAAGAGATAGGTCAAGAATATCCACCAAGCCACCTCAAAGACTTGGGTATGTAAATCTCATAGCTTATGCCTTAATCTCTACAAGTGAGGTTctagatgaagaacctagagactataaggaagttatgaggagtCTAAATAAGACTAAATGGATGAATGCCATGGATAATGAGATGAATTCTTTTCATGATAACCACACTTAGGAATTGATCACCAAGACATTACCAAGTTACAAGTTTTTCCACTGTATGTAGTTGATAAAGTTGCAtgaagaaagctagtttgttctcttgatgttatagagtttgttcTAAGATGGAGATTTATGAGATATTGtatcgaactctagtatggtcgaagggtagcttcttggttcgacTATCCGATAGGATCATTAGCATGTCATCGAAGTTTGTTCACATGTTGCAGTTGAAGTATGTTAGGATTGTTAACTTGTTGAATTGTGCTTGTTTGTTATGCCCAATTATTTATgttagcttgttctctaagttagcttgtgtaatggcATGTGTGTAAAAGTccattagtttagtgtgttagtattcttataaatagcatattaGTATCTCATCATTGCATAACATAAATGCTAGTTAAGGTGAGAGAGGCTATTTGCTACTTTGCAACACTTATAATCTTGTTCTCAAGAGAATGTAAAGAATAACAATTTATAAtcaatttcattgtgttcttcTTGCTTCCTTCTTTTCTATCCTTGTGGATTTCTTGCCGATCATGGAACCGATTATACTTTGTTATTCCAACATCATTTTTCACAATAACAAAGATGTGGGATATGATTCTCAAGACAGTCTGAGAAAGTACAAGAGTTACCCACAGACTTACTAAGACACCATTTTCTAAGCAAAAGAATGCATAAGTCTTCCATGTCCTTAACTGTCACCAATTTACTTGTGAAAACTATATAGTTTCAAGATTTATGAATCGACCAAAATTACAATATGTCAAATCATAAGCTAACCCTCCTAATCTAAGACAAACCACCACACACTGTGGACACTTGAACGATGGGCTAAGAGTCTCTAGGTAAAACTACACTTCAACCCAACCACCTAAAAATCATGTACCCGAGAGTCATTACTACCTCACAAGTTACGAAAAGATGAGAAGACGACTCAAAAAACTTTGAACATAAAGGCCAAAAGACACCTCCGATCCTAGAGCGACTCCCATTTTAAAAAGGCTCTCTCTCTGATAAAAATACGATCTTGCAAGAGCTGTCAGAAGAAAATAATAACTTTAAAAGGGGCCCAACTTCTCTAGATATCGAAGAGAACCAACTATATAAATGAGATCTTACTGTTCAAAGGGAATCCTCAAAATGAAAAGGAAAAAAAGTATTCGATGAACACAAAATAAAAACCATCTTTAAAAAAATGCCACCACTAATATAAGAAAATGAATATCTTTATAATTGTCTTAATTTTATGCATACACATAATCGTTCAATAGATCGACATATAAACAATTAAATTATTGATGACAATTACTTCTCATAATTTAGTCAACCTTATTATCCTTTCTTTTATAAAATAATGAATCAGATAATGTATCAATATTTAATTATTAATAACAAATAATCataatttatattaaaaataaattattataattaagtgTATCATTCCATATATAATGAACAAAATCATCAATCAATCAAATAATCTATTAATAATTAATAAAGATAGCAAATAATCATAATTTATActaataaattaattaattgtTGTAATTAAGTATATCAATCCATTTATAATCAATCAAAATCATCAATACTGTACATAAGAGATATTTGAAAAAGAAATGTGATGAAATTTACAAATTGGCTATATTTAATTATAAAAAAGAATTGCGTTTCATCTAAAATGTCTGGATTTGGCTGCTATCGACAAAGCTAGAAGTTGATTGATATTTTTCCACCATGGTGTGTCATGTCATGTATGTAAAGtataaacaaaacaaaaaatagaTGCAAGTGGAAGATTCCGTTTTACTTTGCGCAAATGGAATGGCGTGAAAACTGTGTGGCTGTCGTGTCTTGTGCTCTTTTGTGCGAATATGTTTGAACTTTCATCAAGAGAATgtaataaaatgaaaataaatagAGTGAAATATATGTGAGGTCcttttaaatattttaatttttgattttaacctcttaaaacttttttttttgaATGAATGGTGTAAGGAGAATTATTCTTTAAAGATAATATTTTAAAAGATTAAAAGTGAAATTTAAAATATTTAGAAAGATCAAAAatatatttaatcaattaaataaagaagtttataattaaattttattatttgaattggtaaataatgaatgaaaataatttttttttaataaccatctttttcaaaaaaaaaatcaaaaataaccaataattaaaaaaaacaaaataacCTGATTTTGtagaggatgcgtcagatgaattggcgcaccctcaatgcatgaagaggaggcgccaatagcattgacgcatgcatttggctcctcatgaggaggcgccaatgctattggcgcttgcattgaccctcatgaggaggcgccaatgctcCTGACACCTAGGTGCATTTTGGATGGTGAgcgtcaattcatctggcgcatacaccccttgtatttttctaaaaattttttaaattttttaaatttttttaaatttttttaaatttttaaatttttaatttttaattttgtttatttaataaataaaaaatagtaatggaaaaaaataaatttattgatgatgtaataattggttaTATTGGAttgacaataaactaatgaccgACCCGATTATAACGCCCcatgttccacatccaggtgtgttagtttgtctctgaggtctcccacgattttcttgaggtgtttgaggtctttgtgtgctgacTTGATCGAGCGATGACTGATGGGAAGGTCTGGCGGAAGTTTcagcggtatttgacagatgtttcatcatttgctcccaatatccggaggggctctggccaacggcgcttccgtaatggagttcggtgcccatgtcatcaTAGTTAAGTCGTTGGGATTGGGTGAattggggacggtatagttgcccaaattgggtcattgagtcgttttggaaacgaagcaatggttcctagggcgtagttaaacaatggttgggtgttatgttgatgggatgtttgggtggtcattggtggggggttacgatgaagtgacccatatgaatcatctgggctatagactATTGTGGTTGtggggtttgattcttggttttgtgtttgggtaggtggtatgaatggattgcgatgttggatggttggttgttgggtggatgGCATGAACGGATTGCGAGGTTAGGTGTTTGGTTTTTGTGCGTATGTGTtaggttgatgttgtgtggttggttgttgggtttgggtggattcacattggtgttgggtggggaattgttgtggggcgtacgatgacgaagcaagttggcgtagatccatcaaataccgcggctcagatacaaattatTGAGTTGTTACTaacctaaaccatgccatatattgttgagtcggtcttgcaccatggatgactgattcgtttaagatgtgttgtcgtcgattcctccattgacgacacatctcttttgcaaagtctctccagtcagaataatcccattgtgcatcaacccttttttgatgccaattccccaaacacgtaGGAGATTCTGGAATTTGTTGTAGCGTGTCGAACTGCAGCTTaacccggtcactctggtgcatttccaccgtagtgaatcggataatcagtgtcttcgctgtccaaactacagcatcgtcatggttcacatcatgatccagacccagatatggcctccagataaactgtaaaATAATACGAAATgattagatggaaaataatttgataagtatttttaaattaaaatatagttgtgtaggattattacatcgtcatgtccaatgtggtccaatagattgcgatagactacaatagcATGTTTTGaacacctattgtagttcatcccccttactgaccaccttagataaaaaaaagtgaaaaatattatttactgttaattataatataaaatataattaactaaatggtaaatggtaaagtgttagacttacttggttgcaaacgggaacacgaatgggcgctcatttatcggggcgagcgacaacattcttgaccaacccaaagcttgaagcaaatacgcacatgaaaaaaaagtacaggtattatttt encodes:
- the LOC127125570 gene encoding E3 ubiquitin-protein ligase PUB22, whose translation is MNHDEIDVPTYFLCPISLEIMKDPVTVSTGITYDRESIEKWLFSKKNKTCPITKQQLSDYTDLTPNHTLRRLIQAWCTLNASQGIERIPTPKPPINKIQIAKLIKEASHSNLTIQIKSLKKLKSFASGSETNKRCMEDAGAVEFLASIVINNSSNIDSASLLISETNVNPADEALSILHNLHVSEAGLKNLLAFKNGEFIGSLTKVMQKGFFESRAYAVFLLKSMSEVAEPVQLLHQNTELFVELVQVLKDQISQKVSKAALQTLIHLCPFGRNRIKGVEAGTVPVLIELLLENCKDRKPNEMMLVLLECLCQCAEGRAELLRHGAGMAVVSKKILRVSSVANDRAVRILLSVSRFSATHNVVQEMLKLGVVAKLCLVLQVDCGSKTKEKAREILKMHARVWRDSPCIPSNLLSSYPNYI